One Vicinamibacteria bacterium genomic region harbors:
- a CDS encoding ABC transporter permease: MTAFLALLRRDLHVASRNAVPLLVATLTQPILVVLVFGNILPRLHLVAEEFRTVIVPGLMSITMLMAGVQGVLLPLTIDLSGSREVDERILAPITILGVAIEKVLAGAIHAGVAGLTALPAMMVLMHRVSGVDVHPHWAVLAPLAAVSGVLSAAFGLTLGTHVPPRFSGLLFAVVLGPLMLFGCAYYPWAALGALGPLQYLFLLNPLVFMSEAMRWGVTPDVPHMPPPILLTGLLGFVLLFTFLGARSFERRTIL; this comes from the coding sequence ATGACCGCCTTCCTGGCCCTGCTTCGGCGCGACCTGCACGTGGCCTCGCGCAACGCGGTTCCCCTGCTTGTGGCCACCCTCACGCAGCCGATCTTGGTCGTGCTCGTGTTCGGCAACATCCTGCCCCGGCTGCACCTGGTGGCAGAGGAATTCCGCACCGTCATCGTGCCCGGGCTCATGTCCATCACCATGCTCATGGCGGGCGTGCAGGGAGTCCTCCTGCCCCTGACCATCGACCTTTCCGGGAGCCGGGAGGTGGACGAGCGGATCCTGGCCCCCATCACCATCTTGGGGGTGGCCATCGAGAAGGTGTTGGCGGGGGCCATCCACGCAGGCGTGGCCGGACTCACCGCCCTCCCCGCCATGATGGTCCTCATGCACCGGGTGAGCGGGGTAGACGTCCACCCTCACTGGGCCGTGCTGGCCCCCTTGGCGGCGGTGAGCGGCGTCCTCTCCGCCGCCTTCGGCCTGACCCTGGGCACGCATGTCCCGCCCCGGTTCAGCGGCCTGCTCTTCGCGGTCGTGCTGGGGCCGCTGATGCTCTTCGGCTGCGCGTACTACCCCTGGGCGGCCCTGGGCGCCTTGGGCCCCCTGCAGTATCTCTTCCTCCTGAACCCGCTCGTGTTCATGAGCGAGGCCATGCGGTGGGGAGTGACGCCCGACGTTCCCCACATGCCTCCCCCGATCCTCCTCACCGGCCTCCTCGGCTTTGTCCTTCTCTTCACCTTCCTGGGCGCCCGCTCCTTCGAGCGGAGGACCATCCTCTAG
- a CDS encoding HAD-IA family hydrolase has product MMDWTHPPLETLFLDAGGVLVYPHWGRVSATLAREGVTVEAAALAAAEPRVKRALDTRERMRATTDAARVFPYLELVLEGAGVARSAGTDAALAELRAYHDRHNLWESVPKDAIPALTAVRAAGLQLAVVSNANGTLRALLERVRLAPFFRTVLDSQEEGVEKPDPRIFEIALARSGARPEATVHVGDFYHVDVEGARAAGLRAVLLDSAGLYSDVDCPRVSSLSALAEALTQHR; this is encoded by the coding sequence CCTCTTCCTCGACGCGGGTGGAGTCCTTGTCTATCCCCACTGGGGCCGCGTGAGCGCGACCCTCGCCCGCGAGGGCGTGACGGTGGAGGCGGCGGCCCTGGCCGCCGCCGAGCCACGGGTCAAGCGCGCCCTGGACACCCGCGAGCGCATGCGGGCCACCACCGACGCCGCGCGCGTCTTCCCCTACCTCGAGCTCGTGCTCGAGGGCGCGGGCGTCGCCCGCTCTGCGGGGACCGACGCGGCCCTGGCCGAGCTTCGCGCGTACCACGATCGCCATAACCTCTGGGAGAGCGTTCCCAAGGACGCGATCCCCGCCCTCACCGCCGTCCGCGCCGCCGGTCTGCAGCTGGCCGTGGTCTCCAACGCAAACGGCACCCTGCGCGCTCTCCTGGAGCGCGTCCGCCTCGCGCCCTTCTTCCGCACCGTCCTCGACTCCCAGGAAGAAGGGGTGGAGAAGCCCGACCCCCGGATCTTCGAGATCGCCCTCGCCCGCAGCGGGGCCCGGCCCGAGGCGACCGTCCACGTGGGCGACTTCTACCACGTGGACGTGGAGGGCGCGCGGGCGGCGGGCCTGCGCGCGGTGCTCCTCGACTCCGCCGGCCTCTATTCCGATGTCGATTGCCCGCGCGTCTCCTCCCTCTCCGCCCTCGCCGAGGCCCTCACCCAACACCGCTGA
- a CDS encoding ABC transporter ATP-binding protein has translation MPRVFVQDLVKTYPGRRKSPPVEAVRGISFGVEAGEFFGLLGPNGAGKSTTIGCINTLVRPTSGRVLIDGVDVVAAPREAKRRIAVVPQTRNLDRDLTVREVLTYHGRYFGLPAAEREARADRLLAEMQIEDKGGAKPLTLSGGQQQRVMIARALMHDPRVLLLDEPTTGLDPQARRMLWETLRGLHQKGLTLILTTHYMEEADRLCERLAIIDHGQILTVDTPAALKKGLPGGQILDVWVDAAAPLGPRLSTIAGVIRVEAVGQDGQDGGERLRLFVDPGDGLLDRVLHAIRDAGGLLHHVSLTSPSLEDVYIHLTGKELRE, from the coding sequence ATGCCTCGGGTCTTCGTCCAGGACCTGGTCAAGACGTACCCCGGGCGACGGAAGAGCCCGCCCGTGGAAGCGGTGCGCGGGATCTCGTTCGGGGTGGAGGCGGGAGAGTTCTTCGGCCTGCTGGGGCCCAACGGCGCGGGCAAGAGCACGACCATCGGCTGCATCAACACCCTCGTGCGGCCCACCTCCGGCCGGGTGCTCATCGATGGCGTGGACGTGGTCGCGGCTCCCCGCGAGGCGAAGCGCCGGATCGCGGTCGTGCCCCAGACCCGCAACCTAGACCGCGACTTGACCGTCCGCGAGGTGCTGACTTACCACGGGCGATACTTCGGCCTGCCCGCGGCCGAGAGGGAGGCGCGGGCGGACCGCCTTCTCGCGGAGATGCAGATCGAGGACAAGGGGGGTGCCAAGCCGCTCACCCTCTCCGGGGGGCAGCAGCAGCGGGTGATGATCGCCCGCGCCCTCATGCACGACCCCCGGGTCCTCCTCCTCGACGAACCCACGACCGGCCTCGACCCTCAAGCGCGGCGCATGCTCTGGGAGACGCTGCGCGGGCTGCACCAGAAGGGCCTGACCCTCATCCTGACCACCCACTACATGGAGGAGGCGGATCGTCTCTGCGAGCGCCTGGCCATCATCGACCATGGTCAGATCCTCACCGTCGACACCCCGGCCGCCCTCAAGAAGGGGCTCCCCGGCGGGCAGATCCTGGACGTCTGGGTCGACGCGGCCGCGCCCCTGGGCCCTCGTCTCTCCACCATCGCGGGCGTGATCCGCGTGGAGGCGGTGGGCCAGGACGGGCAAGATGGCGGGGAGCGGCTGCGGCTCTTCGTGGACCCCGGGGACGGCCTTCTCGACCGTGTCCTCCATGCCATTCGGGACGCGGGCGGCCTCCTCCACCATGTGAGCCTCACCTCTCCCAGCCTGGAGGACGTTTACATCCATCTCACCGGCAAGGAGCTGCGGGAGTGA